One window from the genome of Lysobacter helvus encodes:
- a CDS encoding GspH/FimT family protein, which yields MKPPCPRSRNRLPVAGVSMIEVMIAVAVLGVLAAVALPVFDGAREATRSGTAQQALAASVLLAASRAASGAQDVVVCPGVPHACGGGIDWHRGWIAYADADGDRVHDAGESLLQQVGPLGGKVRLRSTIGRTRLVFQPDGSSAGTNTTFTLCDGRGTGHATALVLNNAGRLRAAAPDAGAARACVDAQ from the coding sequence ATGAAGCCGCCCTGCCCCCGATCCCGCAACCGCTTGCCCGTCGCGGGCGTGTCGATGATCGAAGTGATGATCGCCGTCGCGGTGCTGGGGGTGCTGGCGGCCGTGGCACTGCCGGTGTTCGACGGCGCGCGCGAGGCCACGCGGAGCGGCACGGCGCAGCAGGCGCTGGCGGCGAGCGTGTTGCTGGCGGCCAGCCGGGCGGCGTCGGGCGCGCAGGACGTCGTCGTGTGCCCCGGCGTGCCGCATGCGTGCGGGGGCGGGATCGACTGGCATCGCGGGTGGATCGCCTATGCCGACGCGGATGGCGATCGCGTCCACGATGCGGGGGAATCGTTGCTGCAGCAGGTCGGGCCGCTGGGCGGCAAGGTGCGCCTGCGCAGCACGATCGGGCGCACGCGGCTGGTGTTCCAGCCCGATGGCAGCAGCGCGGGGACGAACACCACCTTCACCCTGTGCGACGGGCGCGGCACGGGGCACGCGACGGCGCTGGTGCTCAATAACGCGGGGCGATTGCGCGCTGCTGCGCCGGACGCGGGCGCGGCGCGTGCGTGCGTGGATGCGCAATGA
- the uvrB gene encoding excinuclease ABC subunit UvrB: protein MPRPEPPSDHTKFQLVAPYTPAGDQPQAIEKLVQGFESGLAKQTLLGVTGSGKTYTVANLIQAVQKPTLVMAPNKTLAAQLYGEFKAFFPHNAVEYFVSYYDYYQPEAYVPSSDTYIEKDSSINEHIEQMRLSATKALLERRDAIIVCTVSAIYGLGDPNEYFNMVLHMVRGERIDQRELIRRLTEMQYTRNEFELQRGHYRVRGETIDVHPAESDMEALRIELFDGEIETLSLFDPLTGEVMRKVPRYTIYPKSHYVTTRPTVLNAVEGIKAELRERLEQLYAQNKLVEAQRLQQRTQYDLEMLSEVGYCNGIENYSRYLTGRMPGEPPPCLFDYLAPDALLIVDESHVTVPQIGAMYKGDRSRKETLVEFGFRMPSALDNRPLKFEEWELRSPRSVYVSATPGPYELRESNGEVVELVVRPTGLIDPVVEIRPVATQVDDLLSEANLRIAMGDRVLVTTLTKRMAENLTEYLGEHGIRVRYLHSDVDTVERVEIIRDLRLGKFDVLVGINLLREGLDMPEVSLVAILDADKEGFLRSGGSLIQTIGRAARNLRGKAILYADRITKSMQHAIDETDRRRARQVEYNAEHGIVPRSVAKPIVDILEGARTEPGGERKKGKGRTAAAVAEDNADYTVLNPAQAAAKLKALEAKMYQHARDLEFEDAARVRDQIRKLKDASLAT from the coding sequence ATGCCGCGACCCGAACCACCGTCCGACCACACGAAGTTCCAGCTCGTCGCGCCGTACACGCCCGCGGGCGACCAGCCGCAGGCGATCGAGAAATTGGTGCAGGGCTTCGAATCGGGCCTGGCGAAGCAGACGCTGCTCGGCGTCACCGGTTCGGGCAAGACCTACACGGTCGCCAACCTGATCCAGGCGGTGCAGAAACCCACGCTGGTGATGGCGCCCAACAAGACGCTGGCCGCGCAGCTGTACGGCGAGTTCAAGGCGTTCTTCCCGCACAACGCGGTCGAGTATTTCGTCAGCTACTACGACTACTACCAGCCGGAGGCCTACGTGCCTTCGTCGGACACGTACATCGAGAAGGACAGCTCGATCAACGAACACATCGAGCAGATGCGCCTGTCCGCCACCAAGGCGCTGCTGGAACGCCGCGACGCGATCATCGTGTGCACCGTGTCGGCGATCTACGGCCTGGGCGACCCGAACGAATACTTCAACATGGTCCTGCACATGGTGCGGGGCGAGCGCATCGACCAGCGCGAGCTGATCCGCCGCCTCACCGAGATGCAGTACACGCGCAACGAATTCGAACTGCAGCGCGGCCACTACCGCGTGCGCGGCGAGACCATCGACGTGCACCCGGCCGAAAGCGACATGGAAGCGCTGCGCATCGAGCTGTTCGACGGCGAGATCGAAACGCTGTCCCTCTTCGATCCGCTGACGGGCGAGGTGATGCGCAAGGTGCCGCGCTACACGATCTACCCGAAGTCGCACTACGTCACCACGCGCCCCACCGTGCTCAACGCGGTGGAAGGCATCAAGGCCGAACTGCGCGAGCGCCTGGAGCAGCTGTACGCGCAGAACAAGCTGGTCGAAGCCCAGCGCCTGCAGCAGCGCACCCAGTACGACCTGGAGATGCTGTCGGAAGTCGGCTACTGCAACGGCATCGAAAACTATTCCCGCTACCTCACCGGGCGCATGCCCGGCGAGCCGCCGCCGTGCCTGTTCGATTACCTCGCGCCGGATGCGCTGCTGATCGTCGACGAATCGCACGTGACCGTCCCGCAGATCGGCGCGATGTACAAGGGCGACCGCTCGCGCAAGGAAACGCTGGTGGAGTTCGGGTTCCGCATGCCGTCGGCGCTCGACAACCGCCCGCTGAAGTTCGAGGAATGGGAATTGCGTTCGCCGCGCAGCGTGTACGTGTCCGCCACGCCGGGCCCGTACGAATTGCGCGAATCCAACGGGGAAGTCGTCGAACTCGTCGTGCGCCCCACGGGCCTGATCGATCCCGTCGTCGAGATCCGCCCCGTCGCCACGCAGGTCGACGACCTGTTGAGCGAAGCCAACCTGCGCATCGCGATGGGCGACCGAGTTCTGGTCACCACGCTGACCAAGCGCATGGCGGAAAACCTCACCGAATACCTCGGCGAACACGGCATCCGCGTGCGGTATTTGCATTCGGACGTCGACACCGTGGAGCGCGTGGAGATCATCCGCGACCTGCGCCTCGGCAAGTTCGACGTGCTGGTGGGCATCAACCTGCTGCGCGAAGGCCTCGACATGCCGGAGGTCTCGCTGGTGGCGATCCTCGATGCCGACAAGGAAGGGTTCCTGCGGTCCGGCGGGTCGCTGATCCAGACCATCGGCCGCGCCGCGCGCAACCTGCGCGGCAAGGCGATCCTCTACGCCGACCGCATCACCAAGTCGATGCAGCACGCCATCGACGAAACCGATCGCCGCCGCGCGCGCCAGGTGGAATACAACGCCGAGCACGGGATCGTGCCGCGCTCCGTCGCCAAGCCCATCGTCGACATCCTGGAAGGCGCGCGCACCGAACCGGGCGGCGAACGCAAGAAGGGCAAGGGCCGCACCGCCGCCGCCGTGGCCGAGGACAACGCCGACTACACGGTGCTCAACCCCGCGCAGGCCGCGGCGAAGCTCAAGGCGCTGGAAGCGAAGATGTACCAGCACGCGCGCGACCTGGAGTTCGAGGACGCCGCGCGCGTGCGCGACCAGATCCGCAAGCTCAAGGACGCCAGCCTGGCGACCTGA
- a CDS encoding reprolysin-like metallopeptidase, translating into MMRWKGTALWAGVFACVGIVGWGLGHRNEAPVRAGTGEIVATSSSRPALRVPALTTPRAPQRIALDASLARRALHDGELRVTLADGDSYPVRIERQETDAHGHWSLVGRVQTPFGAQPMVLTFGGDAVFGVLPTPDGRTMQVTTGPGGVVSIAPSGGMVPEGKPGLDVAPDFLVPPRDPSPEPPRAVVDGVRPDARGRTRLVGDAPISVVTPVISTAAAPPETTPVQIDVLAFYSPDLVTKRGSVSAVQTEMANLFAVANQSHVDSGSRVRLNAVGVQQLAVPDTDTNSKILNDMSYGRVPGVDLEAMRDSYGADLVTLVRPYHDFDGSCGIAWLGGAELARSSNLAATYAYSVVDVDPCWANTLAHELAHLMGSMHDRGTATSYEGDLSHGAYVYSFGRATPEFATIMAYAHGQPSIPFFSNPASTRCAGQPCGLPDDTDNVQSLNRMAPSIAAFRGPPNTLSIADVEMLEAADGTRTGWVPIRLSAKAPVGGVTVQVSVTGGTATPGVDYTTPYASSIVIEEGQREATFAFEVLADDAIEPDETVLLHIATSSGYAIHDADAVVTIANDDPRPSVKGRVVFPANVTPPATSFDLTVTGIGDNPWSSAVLRVAPPDFRYSIPASPGAPLVIQPSMAATFVTPRARFNEVLRDTAYDLRAERGVVVTGRLRAPPGMALPTGPVQLTLRDGVVNHMVEHPVAVSPPDFSYSWRVVTGGALHVMMPDALPVAGNAKPFLPYSYYLFDLRQDTTFDVQLSTLPTLRWCCGNWSMEAPTSEYHGYFFVSAYLSAPAPVGGTTFHYRLVDGTAHAGEDFDAESGTVTIPEGQQFVQFSAPHILGDDKREGSEYFDFEVDQASGASLPVTRIRMWIVESRRTGGALRPDPAQ; encoded by the coding sequence ATGATGCGATGGAAGGGGACGGCCCTGTGGGCCGGGGTGTTTGCGTGCGTGGGGATCGTCGGGTGGGGACTCGGCCATCGGAATGAAGCGCCCGTTCGGGCGGGCACCGGCGAGATCGTCGCCACGTCATCGTCGCGCCCCGCATTGCGCGTGCCGGCATTGACGACACCGCGTGCCCCGCAACGCATCGCGCTGGATGCCAGCCTGGCGCGCCGGGCGCTGCACGATGGCGAACTGCGCGTGACGCTCGCCGATGGCGACAGCTATCCGGTGCGCATCGAACGCCAGGAAACCGATGCACACGGGCACTGGTCGCTCGTGGGGCGCGTGCAGACGCCGTTCGGTGCACAGCCGATGGTGCTCACGTTCGGCGGCGACGCGGTTTTCGGCGTGCTGCCCACGCCCGACGGCCGCACGATGCAGGTGACCACCGGTCCCGGCGGCGTCGTCTCCATCGCGCCTTCGGGCGGGATGGTGCCCGAAGGCAAGCCGGGGCTCGACGTCGCGCCGGACTTCCTCGTGCCACCGCGCGACCCCAGTCCCGAACCGCCGCGCGCGGTCGTCGACGGCGTGCGCCCGGACGCGCGCGGCCGCACGCGCCTCGTCGGCGATGCGCCGATTTCGGTGGTCACGCCCGTCATTTCGACGGCTGCCGCGCCGCCCGAAACCACGCCCGTGCAGATCGACGTGCTGGCGTTCTATTCGCCGGACCTCGTCACCAAGCGCGGCAGCGTGTCCGCCGTGCAGACCGAGATGGCGAACCTGTTCGCCGTCGCCAACCAGAGCCACGTCGACAGCGGCTCGCGCGTACGGCTCAACGCCGTGGGCGTGCAGCAACTGGCGGTGCCGGACACGGACACCAACAGCAAGATCCTCAACGACATGAGCTACGGACGCGTGCCGGGCGTCGACCTGGAGGCGATGCGCGACAGCTACGGCGCCGACCTGGTCACGCTGGTGCGCCCATACCACGACTTCGATGGGTCCTGCGGCATCGCCTGGCTCGGCGGCGCCGAGCTCGCGCGCAGCAGCAACCTGGCGGCCACCTACGCCTACAGCGTCGTGGACGTGGATCCGTGCTGGGCGAATACCCTGGCGCACGAACTCGCCCACCTGATGGGGTCCATGCACGACCGCGGCACCGCGACGTCGTACGAAGGCGACCTCAGCCACGGGGCGTACGTGTATTCGTTCGGGCGCGCCACGCCGGAATTCGCGACGATCATGGCGTACGCGCACGGCCAGCCGTCGATCCCCTTCTTCTCAAATCCCGCGTCCACGCGATGCGCCGGCCAGCCCTGCGGCCTGCCCGACGACACCGACAACGTGCAAAGCCTCAACCGCATGGCGCCTTCCATCGCCGCCTTCCGCGGACCGCCGAACACGCTGTCGATCGCCGACGTGGAAATGCTCGAAGCCGCGGACGGCACGCGCACGGGCTGGGTGCCGATCCGGCTCTCCGCGAAGGCGCCGGTCGGCGGCGTCACGGTGCAGGTCTCGGTCACGGGCGGCACGGCGACGCCGGGCGTGGATTACACGACGCCGTACGCCTCGTCGATCGTCATCGAGGAGGGACAACGCGAAGCGACGTTCGCGTTCGAGGTCCTCGCGGACGATGCGATCGAACCCGACGAAACCGTGCTCCTGCACATCGCGACGTCGTCCGGGTACGCGATCCACGATGCCGATGCCGTGGTCACGATCGCCAACGACGATCCGCGCCCGTCGGTGAAGGGCCGCGTGGTGTTTCCCGCCAACGTGACGCCGCCTGCGACGTCGTTCGACCTGACGGTCACCGGCATCGGCGACAACCCGTGGTCGAGCGCCGTGCTGCGCGTCGCGCCGCCGGATTTCCGCTATTCGATCCCCGCCTCGCCGGGCGCGCCGCTGGTGATCCAACCATCGATGGCGGCGACGTTCGTCACGCCGCGTGCCCGCTTCAACGAAGTGCTCCGGGACACGGCCTACGACCTGCGTGCGGAGCGCGGTGTCGTGGTGACCGGCCGCCTGCGTGCGCCGCCGGGCATGGCGTTGCCCACCGGACCGGTGCAGCTGACCCTGCGCGACGGCGTGGTCAACCACATGGTCGAACACCCGGTGGCCGTGTCGCCGCCGGACTTCTCCTATTCGTGGCGCGTGGTCACGGGCGGGGCGCTGCACGTGATGATGCCGGACGCGCTGCCGGTGGCAGGCAACGCGAAGCCGTTCCTGCCTTACTCGTACTACCTGTTCGACCTGCGCCAGGACACGACATTCGACGTCCAGTTGTCGACGCTGCCCACGCTGCGCTGGTGTTGCGGCAACTGGAGCATGGAGGCGCCGACGTCGGAGTACCACGGCTACTTCTTCGTCTCGGCGTACCTCAGCGCGCCGGCGCCCGTCGGCGGTACGACGTTCCATTACCGGCTCGTGGACGGCACGGCGCACGCAGGCGAGGACTTCGACGCGGAGAGCGGGACGGTCACGATTCCCGAAGGGCAGCAGTTCGTGCAGTTCAGCGCCCCCCACATCCTGGGCGACGACAAGCGCGAAGGGTCGGAATATTTCGACTTCGAGGTCGACCAGGCCTCCGGCGCTTCGCTGCCCGTGACCCGGATCCGCATGTGGATCGTCGAGTCCCGCAGGACGGGCGGTGCATTGCGCCCGGATCCGGCGCAGTGA
- the thrS gene encoding threonine--tRNA ligase: MNAEVQHAVAVTLPDGSVRNFDHPVSVADVAASIGAGLAKAALAGKVDGKLVDTSFRIDHDASLEIVTDKHPDALDVLRHSTAHLLAQAVQRLFPGAQVTIGPVIDNGFYYDFAYERPFTPEDLPAIEAEMQKIVKEAQPVSRSVKSRDDAVAFFKGMGEHFKAEIIESIPATEDLSLYSQGEFTDLCRGPHVPGTDKLRAFKLMKVAGAYWRGDSNNQMLSRIYGTAWLNDKDLKAYLTQLEEAEKRDHRKIAKQQDLFHLQEEAPGLVFWHPKGWSIWQVVEQYMRGVYRDSGYQEVRCPQILDVSLWKRSGHWDNYQSNMFFTESEKRTYAVKPMNCPGHVQVFNHGLHSYRDLPIRYGEFGACHRNEPSGALHGILRVRGFTQDDGHIFCTEDQIEAEVTAFHKQAMDVYARFGFQDVQLKIALRPEPRLGDDATWDKAEDALRSALRAAGVEWEELPGEGAFYGPKIEYHLKDAIGRTWQLGTMQVDFMMPGRLGAEYVDEHSAKRHPVMLHRAIVGSMERFIGILIEHHAGHFPPWLAPVQAVVMNITDAQADWVAEVRKTLTNQGFRVDADLRNEKIGYKIREHTLQRVPYLLVVGDREKENGAVAVRTRGGEDLGTMSIADFAQRLRDESSAAA, translated from the coding sequence ATGAACGCAGAAGTCCAGCACGCCGTCGCCGTCACGCTGCCCGATGGCAGCGTCCGCAATTTCGACCATCCCGTTTCCGTCGCCGACGTCGCCGCCTCCATCGGCGCGGGCCTGGCCAAGGCCGCGCTGGCCGGCAAGGTCGACGGCAAGCTGGTGGACACCAGTTTCCGCATCGACCACGACGCCTCGCTCGAGATCGTCACCGACAAGCATCCCGACGCCCTCGACGTGCTGCGCCACTCCACGGCGCACCTCCTGGCGCAGGCGGTGCAGCGCTTGTTCCCCGGCGCGCAGGTCACCATCGGCCCGGTGATCGACAACGGCTTCTATTACGACTTCGCCTACGAGCGCCCGTTCACGCCGGAAGACCTGCCGGCGATCGAAGCGGAGATGCAGAAGATCGTGAAGGAAGCGCAGCCCGTGTCGCGCAGCGTCAAGTCGCGCGACGACGCCGTGGCGTTCTTCAAGGGCATGGGCGAACACTTCAAGGCGGAGATCATCGAATCGATCCCCGCGACGGAAGACCTCTCGCTGTATTCGCAGGGCGAGTTCACCGACCTGTGCCGCGGCCCGCACGTGCCGGGCACGGACAAGCTGCGCGCTTTCAAGTTGATGAAGGTGGCCGGCGCGTATTGGCGCGGCGATTCGAACAACCAGATGCTCAGCCGCATCTACGGCACCGCGTGGTTGAACGACAAGGACCTCAAGGCGTATTTGACGCAGCTGGAAGAGGCCGAGAAGCGCGACCATCGCAAGATCGCCAAGCAGCAGGACCTGTTCCACCTGCAGGAAGAAGCGCCGGGCCTGGTGTTCTGGCATCCGAAGGGCTGGTCGATCTGGCAGGTCGTCGAGCAGTACATGCGCGGCGTGTACCGCGACAGCGGCTACCAGGAAGTACGTTGCCCGCAGATCCTCGACGTGTCGCTGTGGAAGCGCTCGGGCCACTGGGACAACTACCAGAGCAACATGTTCTTCACCGAATCGGAGAAGCGCACGTACGCGGTCAAGCCCATGAACTGCCCGGGCCACGTGCAGGTGTTCAACCACGGCCTGCACAGCTACCGCGACCTGCCGATCCGCTACGGCGAATTCGGCGCGTGCCATCGCAACGAACCCTCGGGCGCGCTGCACGGCATCCTGCGCGTGCGCGGCTTCACGCAGGACGACGGGCACATCTTCTGCACCGAGGACCAGATCGAGGCCGAGGTCACCGCCTTCCACAAGCAGGCGATGGACGTGTACGCCCGCTTCGGGTTCCAGGACGTGCAGCTGAAGATCGCGCTGCGCCCCGAGCCCCGCCTGGGCGACGACGCCACCTGGGACAAGGCCGAGGACGCCCTGCGCTCGGCCCTGCGCGCCGCCGGCGTGGAATGGGAGGAACTGCCGGGCGAGGGCGCCTTCTACGGCCCGAAGATCGAGTACCACCTCAAGGACGCCATCGGCCGCACCTGGCAGCTGGGCACGATGCAGGTCGATTTCATGATGCCGGGCCGCCTGGGCGCCGAGTACGTGGACGAACACAGCGCCAAGCGCCACCCGGTCATGCTGCACCGGGCGATCGTGGGGTCGATGGAGCGTTTCATCGGGATCCTGATCGAGCACCACGCCGGCCATTTCCCGCCGTGGCTGGCCCCGGTGCAGGCCGTCGTCATGAACATCACCGACGCGCAGGCAGACTGGGTGGCCGAGGTTCGGAAAACCCTTACGAATCAAGGCTTCCGGGTCGACGCCGATTTGCGGAACGAGAAAATCGGCTATAAGATCCGCGAGCACACGCTGCAGCGCGTGCCGTACCTGCTGGTGGTCGGGGACCGCGAGAAGGAAAACGGCGCAGTCGCCGTGCGCACGCGCGGTGGCGAAGACCTGGGCACCATGTCCATCGCCGACTTCGCGCAGCGCCTGCGCGACGAGTCATCCGCAGCAGCGTAA
- the infC gene encoding translation initiation factor IF-3 gives MSTPEKQNRKNSEIRVPRVRVIGSDGEMIGVLTRDEALRMAEDEGMDLVEIQPNADPPVCRIMDFGKFKFETQKKAAAAKKKQKQVEIKEVKFRPVTDEGDYQIKLRNMRRFLEEGDKIKVNIRFRGREMSHQELGQQMAKRIETDLGEDIVIESRPRLEGRQMVMMIAPKKKT, from the coding sequence ATCAGCACGCCCGAAAAGCAGAATCGAAAGAACAGCGAAATCCGCGTACCCCGCGTGCGCGTCATCGGCAGCGACGGCGAAATGATCGGCGTCCTGACGCGCGACGAAGCGCTGCGGATGGCCGAGGACGAAGGCATGGACCTGGTGGAAATCCAGCCCAACGCCGATCCGCCGGTGTGCCGCATCATGGACTTCGGCAAGTTCAAGTTCGAGACGCAAAAGAAGGCGGCTGCTGCGAAGAAGAAGCAGAAGCAGGTCGAGATCAAGGAAGTGAAGTTCCGCCCCGTCACGGACGAGGGCGACTACCAGATCAAGCTGCGCAACATGCGCCGCTTCCTGGAAGAGGGCGACAAGATCAAGGTCAACATCCGTTTCCGTGGCCGCGAGATGAGCCACCAGGAACTGGGCCAGCAGATGGCCAAGCGGATCGAGACCGACCTTGGCGAGGACATCGTGATCGAGTCGCGGCCGCGCCTGGAAGGCCGCCAGATGGTCATGATGATCGCCCCCAAGAAGAAGACCTGA